A window from Littorina saxatilis isolate snail1 linkage group LG9, US_GU_Lsax_2.0, whole genome shotgun sequence encodes these proteins:
- the LOC138976670 gene encoding carbonic anhydrase 1-like → MTRYPECSGLRQSPINIVTSRMRFRDIEPINMLDYTPLSSTFTVTYNGAGLTLRPRSNIHLTGLGDRNEIYTMANIHFHWSSQHTYGSEHAIDGVKFPMEMHVLCYNTKYGSRNAAMAHKDGLAAMAVIWDIGKPSPALWPIMAATTRMTTVGEEVASSGLDLRGLFPAKALPSFRYHGSMTTPPCKENVMWTICEHVQTMSYQQFKMFQDMRRGPLAQNGFIGDNSRPLQAAYSRILVTNNPLFSG, encoded by the exons ATGACAAGATATCCTGAGTGTTCCGGACTCCGCCAATCACCGATCAACATCGTAACGTCGCGCATGCGCTTCCGAGACATTGAACCAATAAACATGCTGGACTATACGCCTCTATCCAGCACCTTCACCGTCACTTACAATGGGGCTGGGC TGACGCTGAGGCCACGAAGCAATATCCATCTGACGGGGCTGGGAGACAGGAACGAGATCTACACCATGGCCAACATTCACTTCCACTGGTCCTCACAACACACGTACGGCTCCGAACACGCCATTGATGGGGTCAAGTTTCCTATGGAG ATGCACGTGCTGTGTTACAACACGAAGTACGGCAGCCGGAACGCGGCCATGGCGCACAAAGACGGGCTGGCCGCAATGGCAGTTATCTGGGACATCGGG AAACCAAGCCCAGCTTTGTGGCCCATCATGGCCGCCACGACCAGAATGACAACTGTTg GGGAGGAGGTTGCCAGTTCCGGTCTTGACCTGAGAGGGCTGTTTCCCGCCAAGGCCCTCCCATCGTTCCGTTACCATGGCAGCATGACCACGCCGCCTTGCAAGGAAAACGTCATGTGGACCATCTGCGAACACGTGCAAACCATGTCCTATCAACAG TTCAAGATGTTTCAAGACATGAGGAGAGGCCCCCTTGCCCAAAATGGATTCATCGGCGACAACTCCAGACCTTTGCAGGCCGCCTACAGCCGAATTCTCGTTACCAATAACCCTTTATTTTCTGGCTGA